DNA from Larimichthys crocea isolate SSNF chromosome XIII, L_crocea_2.0, whole genome shotgun sequence:
TGTAGGAGACAGGTGACCGGctactttattttatatgctTTGAAGAGGGTGTCTGCACTGTTAATGTAATATTATTGGTCAGCCCCACTTGACATTATCAGTTgtacacaaccacacaaaatCTGAACAGAAGCAAAAAACAGGCCACCTGTTCAAATAGAGATGTCACATGAATCGtataatttattaaaataatttataaggTAATATTCTTTTGTTTATTGAGTGTTTAGTAGAAAGTAATTAGACTTCAGTGTGAATATGTAATCTCATATTCGGCGTGGCTGtgctctcctgttttctttcttgtttttgcactcactcacacacatacatccatgcATGCCTACACCACTGATTACAGATTCTGATCGTTTGTTTAATTTTTGAATAAATATGTCATGGTGGTATTTCAACTTCGTCTCCTCTACCGTTCTTGGTTGCAGTCCCCGAGCCGGACTGTAACAGTAACATGTACTTCTGATTACACAGCTGTTGCATGTGTAGTGTTCCCATGTCCCACAAACATGATATGAAGTACTGGAACAGACATGGAAAACCTTTAAACACATGCACGTGATCTTTAGAATTCAAAGTCTTTATGactttactgtatatttttcatgtttattctgttaatgatacattttaatcttgcacaatgaatgaaaaagagaaatgtattATGATTTGAAAATGCAAACATAATATGAATCATTTGATTGCttaagtttaacattttaaataataataatgaaaaattaaCATGAAAGTGGCAAACATGCATGAGGAGCTTCAATAAACATTAACCAGGAATCTAAAATGACTACaaggaaataaaagataaacaataaatgttCAGTGTTCATCAACAGTTGTTGtcatattaaataaatcatctaaattataaaataattaaacacaaaaaactggCTCCAACAGTTGTTGTGCTCTGGTATGTTCACACAGTATCCCCAAATGACTATATGATACTATATAACTCAATATCTTTCAGAGGAATGGACGCtatgaaaaaaaatagtttgatcaaaacataaaattattttgattatgTACAAAAAACATAGCATCATTATTGTCTTCAAGCAATCCCTgagaaaacactgtttctacCCAGTGACATTTTATCTTGCCCTTGATAGAGACATGAAGTATTCAGTTGTCTACAAATTCAGAATGGGATTTCTTTTTGCCTGTGAACTCCCCCAGTCAACCGAgagatttctatttctattattataatgatgatTTAAAGATAATCAATCTCTTATTTATtgtgaaatgattaaaatggtGTGGAGATATCAACTTTAAACAACCACTGGAGTTACCTGTGTGAATATCCAACATTCATGAAAATGAAGTTGAAATGACAAACATGAAGGTCTACATTGGTCTCTTTATTGGCCTAATACATGTTCACAGAGCAACAGGTGAACAGTGCCAAGTTGAATGAGACATATGTAACTGTCTCAGTTATTAAGGACAGGTCATGCGAGAAATACAAACAGATGGAAGAGTATCAGAACAACGAATGTCATTCCATTTTAGGCCTGTATCAAAGTTGGTGTGACCACAGTGTTCTACATTTGAACAGTTGTCTGGCTGATTTTCATTCCAAAGTAAGAAGTCAACTGCAGACCCATCAGACCACATCCATCCTCCTTCCTTCTGGGTGTCACTGAGTCCAATCCAGGTATATCCCTGAGAGTGGTCAAAGTTCCTGATCAGGTCTTTGATGAAATTATGTTCCTCCAGACTGTGGATGGACACCAGGTTggctctctctgacacacaatAGAGCTCTGCATCAGCCCAGGACAAACGTGTGGAGACGTACTTGTAGCAGCGGTCGTTGAAGCTGAACCAGAACATGGGACAGTTGCCACGCTGCAGCTGCACTTCATCTGAAGGAGACACAGCACCCAGAGCCAGGgcaaagaaggagaagaacaagagcATGTTCAGGATAAATGGTTGTCTTGATTGGAGATGATGTGCACAGTTGGTTAGGATCTAGATCCTGTAGGAGACAGGTGACCGGCTGCTTTCTTTTATATGCTTTGAAGAGGGTGTCTGCACTGTTAATGTAATATTATTGGTCAGCCCCACTTGACATTATCAGTTGTACACAATCTGAACAGAAGCAAAAAACAGACCACCTGTTCAAATAGAGATGTCACATGAATCCAGTAATTTATTAAACAAATCTATAAGGTAATATTCTTTTGTTTATTGAGTGTTtagtaaaaaaagtaattagactTCAGTGTGAATATGTAATCTCACAAATAATATACATCGTACAAATGTATGTTGCTCTAACTTACAAcagtgtgatttgtttttttgtattagcTATTCATGGATATGTACTAT
Protein-coding regions in this window:
- the LOC104922045 gene encoding lactose-binding lectin l-2-like: MLLFFSFFALALGAVSPSDEVQLQRGNCPMFWFSFNDRCYKYVSTRLSWADAELYCVSERANLVSIHSLEEHNFIKDLIRNFDHSQGYTWIGLSDTQKEGGWMWSDGSAVDFLLWNENQPDNCSNVEHCGHTNFDTGLKWNDIRCSDTLPSVCISRMTCP